In the Lactobacillus paragasseri genome, CATCATTAGTTAAGTCCGCAATTTTACTCCGAATAGCCTGAGCTTTTTCGTAACCTTCTTTAGAAAAAGAGAGCGGTTTTAATTCGCGTTTTAGTTCTTGATATTGTTTAAAATTGGTTAATTTTTGCATCAAAAGACTAATTTTTTGTTCTTGCTCATTTAGCTTAACTAACTCAGTCTGAACTTTTTTTAAATTTTCTTTTTCTACAATTAGTTTCTTTTCAAGTTCACGATAATCTTTAAATTCATTATCTGTTTGAGCCAAAACTTCTTTTTGCTTTTGAATCTGATTAATTAACTGGTTAACTACAGGTTTACGGCCGCTCTTTTTAAAAAGCTTTTGCGCATTATTTGAAAATTCATCCCTTAAATCGAGTAATTTATGACTTTGCGAAGCTCCTAAAAAATAAATCTGTTCCATCAACTCTGCTTGAGATAGACCAGTTACTTCACGCATCATATCTTGGTTGAAAATAAAGCTATCAGTGTAAAAACTACCATCAATATTTTGAATTCGATCAAAAAATACGCTTTCTGGTACGACTTCATCATTTAAATTGACAGTCAAAACACCCTTTTTAGGATCGCCTTTAGCATATAAGCGACTTAAAACAAAAACATCATTTTTATCTTCAAAGGTCAAACTACCACCCATCGGACTTACATGATCTAGGGGTTGATAATTCTCAAAAAAGGGGGATTTATTAGTTCTCAAGTGAAAGCCAAATAAAACCTGCTTAACAAAAGCAACTGTCGTACTTTTACCCGCTTCATTTGCACCTAAAAAGATTGTTAAATCTTTGTTCAAATTAAAAGTTACATCATTTAATTTTCCAAAGTGAATAATTTTAATTTGGGTTAGTTTCATCATCCATATCCTTTAACTTTTGTCCCAATTTAACTTGTGCTAATTCTTTTACTTCGTCAATAAATTCTGGCTGTTTCAACAGATCAGCAACATAATCGCTCTTTTTGCTTAAATCATTAGCTAAAGAATAAATCTTATCTAGTTCAAAAGTTTCATTCTCTGCTTGATCAAAAGCTTCTTTATCAGCCGTCTTAAGTTGAAGTTTTTCATTATTGGTCAAATAAACTTTCACAAGTCGCGAATTAAATTTTAAAGAATTAGCAAGCTGAAGCCAATAATCACTATCATTAATTAATTCTAGCTCTTGTTCACTTAAGTATTGGGCACCTTGAATTGTCAGGCCAAATAAAGTTCGCTGCGTATTCTTTTTAGTTAAAACTTCAATTATTTGCTTTGTTAAATCTGTTTGAGAAATTGCTTGATCTAAATTCAAAGTCACCATTTGCCAGATAATTGGGGCTGTTTCAACAAAATCAAGGTTTATTTCTTTGGTGGATTCATCTACTGTACCGATATAAACACCCTTAGCTCCCTGCTCATTAATGTGTCTACCTTGTAAATTACCACTATAAACAATTAGTGGCTTCTCACTCAAAGTCTGACGCAAATGAATATGCCCCAAGGCAAAGTAATTATAATTGAGGTCTTTAATTTCTGCAGTTGTAAATGGAGCGTAGACATTTTGATAAGTTGCTGTTGTCTTAGCCCCAGCATGCATCAAACCAATAGTAAAATTGTCGCCCCTTTTTGAAAATTCGCTAATTTTGTCAACTTCAATATGGTTATGTTGATAAGAAAAGCCAGTGACTGTATAAGGAAACTCAGACTTAGTCTTAAAGTCTGCGGTTTCTACCTGTTCATCAGGACCTAAAAGCTTAAAATACGACGTTTGTGGCAAAATCATTTCGTCTGGATTTAAATAATCGTGATTTCCCAAAATCATCACAACTTGTATTTCTTGATCAGTAAGTCTTTTAACTTCACGATTAAAGAACAACTGACTTTGCGGACTTGGATGAACTGAATCAAAAGTATCACCCGCAATTAAAACTAAATCTACCTTTTGATCTAGTGCTGTATCTATTGCTTTAGTAAACGACTTTTGGGTTGATTGCTTAATATTATTAAACTCATTAGATGGCAAAAAAGATAGTCCTTGAAAAGGACTATCTAAATGCGCATCGGCTAAATGCATAAATTTCATATTAACTATTTTGCCTTTAAATCATCGTATAAATCACCAATTGGCTTAGTCATAGCTTGTTGAACATCATTAATCATTTGGAAGAGAGCTTGTTCCTTAGTAATCATGTCCTTTAATTCGTCGTTATTACGAACTTCTTCATTAATCTTTTGGTATTCTTTCTTAACATCGTCAGAAAGTGGTTGACCTGAATTTTGAGCAGCCAAGATTTGTTGTTGAAGCTTATCCATTCTTTGGTATAAGTCTAAACTTTCTGGCTTGTTCTTCAAATTTTCAAGAGATTTCTTTAAATCCTTAAATTGTTCAGTTTCTTGTAAGTCCTTTGCCATTTGGTTGGCATTATCATAAATATTAACCATTTTTATAATTAAATCTCCTTTATTTTTACTGACCTAAAAGTCCTTTAAGATTATTATACCATTCGTTAAACTTAGACCCAGTATCATTGATTCCTTTTTGTACTTGTTTTCCAATATTACCAAGCCAGTCCGAATTTGCACCTGTATCTTGAGAAATTTGTTGAGCGCTCTTTTCTTTAAATTGCGTTTGCGAAGTATATGGAAGCAGGCGTTCTAATTCAGACTTATAAAGGTGCGTAATTCCTGTTTCAGAAATTCCCTCCATATAATGATTTTGATCCGTCTTATCAAAACCAACCCAAGTTGACAAAACAACATCTGGAGTATAACCAACAATCCATTGATCCTTAGTACCAAAACCATAACTATCTGGCACTTCTGTAGATCCAGTTTTACCAGCTACTCTAAAGTTTGCTGGCTGTGCTGATCTACCAGTACCAGAAGTGAAAACACCTAAGAGCATAGAGGTCATCTCTTTAGCTGTATTAGTAGAAATAATTCGATGACTGCCAGGATTTTTATTTTGAACAATTACATTTCCGCTAGCATCAGTAATTTTAGTAATGCAGTAAGACTGATTTGGTAAGTTTCCTTCATTAGCAAAAGCACTGTAAGCTCTCGCCATCTGCATTGGAGAAACTCCTGTCGACAAACCACCTAAAGCTAAGGCCAAGTTTTGGTCGCTCTTATTAACATGAATGCCGAAGTTTTCAACAGATTGAACACCCTTGCTGACACCAATTTTGTCTAATAGCCAAACAGCTGGAACATTTTTACTTTGTGCTAAAGCCTCATACATTGGGATCTTATTTGAGTATTGATTATCAACGTTCTTTGGCTCATAACCATTTTTGCCAAATTTTTGTAATTTATTAGAAAGCTCCGAATCGTAGTGATAGCCACTTTGAAGAGCTGGTGAATAAACAGCCAGTGGCTTCATCGTTGAACCAGGCTGACGCTTCATCTGCGTGGCACGATTATAGCCTCGAAAGACATGTTGACCTCTTCCGCCAACTATTGCCCGAACGGCTCCCGTCTTTGGATCCATCGCAACGCTTGCTCCCTGAACTTTAGTTCCATCGCTTGCATTTGATGGGAAATTCCAGCTTTCTTCAAAGCTATCTTGTAAAGCACTCTGATAACCTGTATCAAGAGTAGTGTAAATCTTTAAGCCCTTGTTCATTACATCTTCTTCTTTTAAGCCATAACGATCAATTGCTTCATCCACAACTGCGTCAAAGAAGTAAGGATAGCGATAACCATCTTCTTGAGAAAATGTATCTTCTAAAGTTAATGTCGTCTTTTTGGCATTATCAGCTTGAGTTTCTGAGATCTTCCCTGTATCAGCCATCAAGCCCAGAACCACATTGCGCCGTGAAATTGCATTATCCATATGGTCAATTGGATTATAATAGCTTGGACTTCTCAGCATCCCGGCAATGGTAGCTGCTTCACCTACAGTTACATCACTTGCATTTTTACCAAAATACCGCCTTGCAGCATCTTGAACTCCCCAAACACCATTACCAAAATAAGCGTTGTTTAAGTACATCGTTAGAATATCTTTTTTAGAGTAAACACGATTAATTTCAATTGCAAAAAAGAGCTCTTCTAACTTTCTAGAAAAAGTCTGCTTTTGTGTTAATAAAGCATTCTTAGCTAATTGCTGCGTTAGTGTTGAACCACCACCAACAATACCATGGTGAATTACACTACTTATGGCTGCTCTAGCCATTCCCTTAACACTGAAGCCAGGATTTTTATAAAAAGTTCGGTCTTCTGTCGCAATAACGGCATCCTGAATATAAGGTGAAATCTGACTTAATTCTACAAAAGAACCTTTTTGCGAATAAAGTGACCCCGCCTTTTGATTTTTATTGTCATAAATAGTAGTTGTAGTAGAAAGAGCTGCCTTCATGTTAGAGATGTTTGAAGTTTTTACCTTAACGGTATAATAAGTACAAACGAACAAACAACACGACAGCAATATTAAAATTAACCAACGCCAAATTTGAAAGCGGTGGTTGAAGTTTTTAATCGCTAAATGTACGCGATGCCAAAACTCATGATTTTGGGAATGCATAAAATTAAAACTCCCTTTTCGTCAATAAACCTAATATGACGATTTTAGCATATCTTTATTTGAAAAATAGTATTTTAAAAGTTAAAAATTAGATAAGGTGGAAAAGATGACCTCATACCATTATTTTCTTACATATCCTGCAAATTTAGGACCAATAAGCGTTGACG is a window encoding:
- a CDS encoding metallophosphoesterase family protein, with amino-acid sequence MKFMHLADAHLDSPFQGLSFLPSNEFNNIKQSTQKSFTKAIDTALDQKVDLVLIAGDTFDSVHPSPQSQLFFNREVKRLTDQEIQVVMILGNHDYLNPDEMILPQTSYFKLLGPDEQVETADFKTKSEFPYTVTGFSYQHNHIEVDKISEFSKRGDNFTIGLMHAGAKTTATYQNVYAPFTTAEIKDLNYNYFALGHIHLRQTLSEKPLIVYSGNLQGRHINEQGAKGVYIGTVDESTKEINLDFVETAPIIWQMVTLNLDQAISQTDLTKQIIEVLTKKNTQRTLFGLTIQGAQYLSEQELELINDSDYWLQLANSLKFNSRLVKVYLTNNEKLQLKTADKEAFDQAENETFELDKIYSLANDLSKKSDYVADLLKQPEFIDEVKELAQVKLGQKLKDMDDETNPN
- a CDS encoding YlbF family regulator → MVNIYDNANQMAKDLQETEQFKDLKKSLENLKNKPESLDLYQRMDKLQQQILAAQNSGQPLSDDVKKEYQKINEEVRNNDELKDMITKEQALFQMINDVQQAMTKPIGDLYDDLKAK
- a CDS encoding PBP1A family penicillin-binding protein; translation: MHSQNHEFWHRVHLAIKNFNHRFQIWRWLILILLSCCLFVCTYYTVKVKTSNISNMKAALSTTTTIYDNKNQKAGSLYSQKGSFVELSQISPYIQDAVIATEDRTFYKNPGFSVKGMARAAISSVIHHGIVGGGSTLTQQLAKNALLTQKQTFSRKLEELFFAIEINRVYSKKDILTMYLNNAYFGNGVWGVQDAARRYFGKNASDVTVGEAATIAGMLRSPSYYNPIDHMDNAISRRNVVLGLMADTGKISETQADNAKKTTLTLEDTFSQEDGYRYPYFFDAVVDEAIDRYGLKEEDVMNKGLKIYTTLDTGYQSALQDSFEESWNFPSNASDGTKVQGASVAMDPKTGAVRAIVGGRGQHVFRGYNRATQMKRQPGSTMKPLAVYSPALQSGYHYDSELSNKLQKFGKNGYEPKNVDNQYSNKIPMYEALAQSKNVPAVWLLDKIGVSKGVQSVENFGIHVNKSDQNLALALGGLSTGVSPMQMARAYSAFANEGNLPNQSYCITKITDASGNVIVQNKNPGSHRIISTNTAKEMTSMLLGVFTSGTGRSAQPANFRVAGKTGSTEVPDSYGFGTKDQWIVGYTPDVVLSTWVGFDKTDQNHYMEGISETGITHLYKSELERLLPYTSQTQFKEKSAQQISQDTGANSDWLGNIGKQVQKGINDTGSKFNEWYNNLKGLLGQ